The DNA window CTATGACATGTAGCTTTCCAGACAATGAACTCTGTAAGGGCATAAACACTCTCATTTGTATCCCTATTGGTCTCAGAGCCCAGCACAAGGTCTGGCACACAGTCAGCCCTCCATGATGTTGAATACAGGAAAATtaaagaagcatttttaaaataaaatctttctgaCTTTCTAGGTCAGTATTTACCTTTCTGGTATTTCCATGCAGACATTTCTCATCTCCTCCCCACTATTTCaagatcccagggacagagactTGTATGGCAAACGAGATTTGAATTCAGAATTCAAGAAGCACTTCCCGACTTCAGCCAAGTAAGAAGGAACTTCTTCCTGTCTGTGGAAATTTCTTGAATTTGGAAGGAATTTATCATGAAGTTCTGTGAGGCAGAAGGAGGGACTGTAACACCATTTGAAGCAGAAGCAAGTATGCATTTTGATCTCCACGGGGCTCTATTCCTTAGAGAACTGAGAgcgggatcttccctacctgcTTGGCTGCAGGGAGGGGTGATTTTCTCATTGGACCAATGGGGACTTAGTCTCCACCTCCCTGTCTTTCAGCTCTACTGCAGATCAGTGGGAGAACTGCAAGTGAGAATGGGTAAGAAGGTGCCAAAGTACTGTCAGCCCAATCATTATTCAGTAAGTCAGGCACAATATTAGACACTagggattcattcattcagtcagtcatcAAATATTAAGTGAAGGGCTGTTATGCATCAGGCAAATTAGATCTGACTTGCCCAAAGGGGTTAATAGCTGAGGGAACGGGGTCTATCCAGAGCATTTCATACCAGCCTGTGCATACCTACTGCCCTACCTCCAAAGAGGGCCTTCCCTGCCTTCTCAGATTTCCTGAACCTTTCTCCTCTATGAGCTGCTTACTCCCTGTGCTCACCCCCTATCGCTGCCCCCAGAGCTTTAAACACTTGTATCAGGCACGTCCAACATGCAAATCACGTTCACCCTGGGCTCAGAGACACTGATCCCCTCCCCCGCCCTTCCCCACACCTAATTCAGGCCCTAGTTGACTGAGAGCCCTGGGGCAAAGGAGCTGGGAAAAGCCTGATGCTTAGCTTTGGATCAGCACCAGAAAGCAAGATAGGGTCAAAGGCCaactccctccctctcctgcaaCTTCTGAGTGCTCAGTGCTGCCCTGTCCTTGGTGCTGGGGACAGTCATGAATCAGCTCAAGTCCCTGCTGCTCCAGCTCCCATTTCAGCAAGGGAGTTAAGATGGGGTGCAGAATCCAGCTCCAGACGTTCCGCAGGGCATGTATAGTTCTCCAGCCTGGTCCCACTCCTTAAAGTAGGGAATAGCTTTTTAAACTGAGTCCCAGCCTTGGCACAGTGCCTTTACTCCAGAATACAGTGCATGCTAATCACCCTGGAATTTTGTTAAATTGTGGAAACCGATGATTCAGTGGGTCTGAgttaagattctgcatttctaccaAGCTCCCAGGTACCTGGACCACAGTTTGAGTGgaaggctctagggcacttgtcTCATTTCTCTGAGAACTGATTGATAATGTCTCTTCGCCACTGATCCATAAGCTCAAAGCATGGATCTTGCCCATTTGTTTAGTGATACATTCCCTGTGCTTGGCACATTCAGTGAGTGCTTTCTGGAGGAGTAGGCATTGCTCCCTTATCCATGGGAGCTGGGAATAATCCCACACAGCAGACAAACGCACTGGCCAAATACACTCACCTGCATGCCCCATCTTTACCAGCTTCTGCAGCAGGTGATGGATGGCATTTCACCAGGCCTATTATGTGCACAGCTATGGCTGAATCACATCCTAATCCTACTTCATGAATCTTTGCCCGGTAACTCACAAGGGGCTCACCCCATGTGGCAACCCAAGACCCTGAACAAAACTTCCCTACTGCCTCCCCAGACCACTCCCCCAAGTCAACAGCCAGCACACCAAGCCCAGAGgaaagtttcttctttttaattaaactagttttaattaaaaataataataatctagtAAGTCTCAAGTTTTTCAGATGATGGGGCAGCCCACTAACTTCCTGAAGTCAAGGAGCCCCTGGTGTTGCTTGTCTCAGAAATGACGAGCTGTCCTGGAGTCTGGAGGAGCTCAGCCAGGTTCCAGTCTGTGTCAAAGGGGAGTGCTCTCTCAGTAGGAAACGGAACCGACAGGTAAGTGGGAGTGGGGGACAAGCTTGTGGGGGGAATGAAAGGATAACAGCTAGGGAGTCACAGACCCAGGAGTCTGGCCTCTAatgtgttattaaaaaaaaaaaaaaaaaaaaaaaaaaaaacacccagggGAGGTTAAAGACCAGTTGGGAGGCAGTTTGAGATCGAAGGTCTGACTTCCAAAGGCTTGAAATTCACCGAAATTCGAGGTGGGGGCTCACAGGTGGTGCTCCAGGGTCCCCAGACATGGGACCCAAAATAGTGCAGGGGTCGGGGGCATGCACAGATGAGGGCTCACAGTGGAGGGAGAAGAAAAGCGGGCCTTACAATTCgggatgggggatggggggtTAAGTCCAGTGGAGAGATGCTGGGAGGTTCCCCAGGGATGAGGGACAGCGGCGGGTGAAACAGGTGTGCTCAGTCCacgaggcagggctggggagctCCGAGGTGCGCTCTAAGGCACGGGGACAGAGATTGGGGCTCCCAGGCAGCGCCCCTTCCTGGGGAAGAGGGGCCCGGGCCGCCCCCCGCCGATGGGATGGGGGCTCACAGGTAGCGCTCCAGCCCAGGCGCGTAGCCCGGCGGCCGCAGGTAGGCCTCCCCCGGGCCGAGGGAGCCGAGCGCGGTTCCCGGCCCTGCCAAGGCCAGCAGCGGCTCGGCGGGCagcgggccggggccggggcgcgTTGCGGGCAGCCCCAGGCGGTCGGGCGGCGGTGAGTAGAGCGGCGGGGAGGCGGTGCAGGGCGAGAAGGCGGCGTCGGGGGCCGCGCAGCAAGGCGGCTCGGGGGCGCCCAGCCCCGCCAGCTCGGGCGGCAGGCTCACCAGGCTGTCGACGCTGAAGAGGCGCGCGGGCGGCGCGGAGCCAGGGGCAGCGGGGGGCGGCGGCGCGAGCAGCGCGGGCCCGGGGCCGGGGGCGTAGGGCCCGTAGGGGAAGGGCGGCGGGCCGGCGGCCGGCGGCGGGGCCGGGAGCACGGGCAGCTCGGCGCGCTTGAAGCGCTTGCGGCGCCGCAGGAAGCTGCCGTTGTCGAACATGTCGGCGGCCGCCGGGTCGAGCGTCCAGTAGTTGCCCTTGCCCGGGTTGCCCGGCTCGCGGGGCACCTTGACGAAGCAGTCGTTGAGCGTGAGGTTGTGGCGGATGCTGTTCTGCCACTTGCGCGGGCTGTCGCGGTAGAAGGCGAAGCGCTCGGTGATGAAGCGGTAGATGGCGGCCAGCGTGAGGCGGCGGCCCGGGGCGTGCGCCAGCGCCATGGCGATGAGCGCGATGTATGAGTAGGGCGGCTTCCCGCGCTGCaggggccgccgccgccggcggCCCGGGCCGGGTGCCGGCGCGGGCTCCGGCTCCCCGCggcccgccgccgcctcctcggGCTCCGGCCCGGGCTCGGCTCCGGCGAGCGGCGACGGCGGCGGCCCCGACGGCGCGACCGAGGGCGGGGCGGGAAAGCCAGAGAAAGCTGCGGGCGGCTCCATATCGCTGCGCCCAGTCATGGGAATGCGGCGGGCTGCCCGCGCTTTCGCAGAGAGCCGGGCCAATGACCTGCCTTATATGGACACGGCCCCCTCCCTCTGTGCCCCCAGCCAGGGGCGAGGGCTCGGACCTTCGCTGGCCAGCGCCTCCCCCTCTAATTTGCCTTCCCAATCTTCTTTCAAGGCTGACagttctccccccgccccccgcgccccccATCCGCAGCCTTTCACCCCTCCCTTGGCTTCATCCCTTTGGGTCAGTCTTTCCCAGACCCAGCCTCATCCCTTCTCTATCTCCATTGGGTCAGCCCCTGGCCCAAGCCCCATCACACCAGACTCAGTCAGCCCACTTCCCTTTCCACTCTTCCCTCAACCTCCACCCCTTTGGGTCCGTGCCAATCACAAATCCATCCATTCACAGCACTCTCTGGGCCCCCTCCCCATCCAACTTCTCTCAGCTAAGTCCTGTCTCTTCCATCTTTCTCTCCTGGTACCCCTCCGCGTCCTTCCAATCCCAGCTGGGGCAGAGATGAGAGCCTCCCAGAGCCAACTTGCCAACCCTCAGCATCCTGATGCTGTGCTGGTCAAAGAGGTGTCAAACCCACCCCAGGACGTTAGACAATGTTGAAAGgtaggtgggggggggggggggtgggtggggaagggaagagcaGGAGGCAGGCTTTGTTAGGGGAGGATATTTCCTGGCTCCAGGGTTAGCATCTCCTCTCCCTGCTATCTCCCCCACAACCTTGTCCCATCCAGGCCTGCatcttttgaaaaaacaaaatcgTGAAAAGCGATCAGCCAGCAGATTTGGGAACCGGAGAACTGATTACTTTAAATCAAGAGCCCGCTAGAAAATCTGTAATTTGGAATTACCTTCTGGATGCCTCTTCTCCATGCATCTTCTGTTCTAGAAAAAAAGGCTCCCTTTTTCACACCCTCATGTCATGCACCCTGGGAAGATGCGCAAAACACAGCCGCACAGCCCAAAGTTCCAAGAAGCAGTTACTGGCTCAGAGAGAGACCCCCCCAAGTGCTTCCACAGACTGGAAATCTAAGCGAGCTGCTTATGGCCCAGAAATGCCAGGCTCACATCTCACTGGGGAATGTTTTGcggggtgcatgcatgctaagtctcctcagttgtgtctgactctttgggaccctttggactgtagcccaccaggctcttctgtccgtaggattctccaggcaagaattctgtagtgggttgccctgccctcctccaggggatcttctggacccaaggattgaacccaggtctcttgtgcctcctgctttggcagaagggttctttaccactagtgccatctgggaagctccagAAAAGCCAGACTCACAGCTCATTGGGGAAGGTAGTGATGAGGAGGTCCCttattctttattaaaatctATCTCTAGGAAATACCACCACCCACCTCACTGTTCAAAAGAGATGCACCCCTGAGCCTGTTTTAGGAAACTTTTCCAAAGTGAGAGGAAAGCCAGACCTGGCTTGGAGGGAACTAAGGGATGAAAAAGCCTTGTCTTAAAGAGGCTTGTCTCTCCTGGAGATAGGCAAGTTCAAGGGAGCAGGGCTGAGAGTAGGTAAGACTACCGAAGTGGCCCAGATTTAAGGGAGTGCTCACTCTCAGGGTGATACAAGTGCAAGGTCAGCATTTGAGAGCCAGTGCCTTCTTAAATTTGGAGCCCTAGGTGTCTCACCCCAGCTCTGGCTGAAGTGGAGTGCCTGTGGGTACAGATGATCAAAGCTAGCTACAGCAGCCAGAGGGCCTAGGGCTTCAAATTCCAAACTCAAAGCTCAACAGCCCACTCTCGAAGCTCCGATCTCAGCAGATAATATAACAGCCACCATTACTGAGCATTGTGTATGTGGTAAACACACATTAGCTCACTTAAATGTGAATACCTTGTGAGGTTCTACTATTAGTAtccctgttttgcagataaggaaactaaggctttGAGAGGTTAAAAGACTTGCCTGACTTCACATAGCTAGTTAGTGGCAGGTGGGATTAAGCCCAGAGTTCAGTGCACCAGCACACCATCACACCATGATATTTTAAAGCTGAGACTATTGAAATAGTTTACTCTAGAGTctttccagctctcacaactTCATCTGCAAAATTGGTGTCTAGCCTCTCTCTGCTGACTTCCAAGTCAGCATTATTTCCAAGTGTTCATTTGACATGACCCTCAACCCAGTGCACCCCCAACtgcatcttcctccccatcctgcAGTTCAAATCTCAGCCAGTGGACCCCTTGCCCCTTACCACCCAGATCAGAAATATTGGGCATCAtctcaggctcctccctcccccatcactCCCCACGTCTCAGCAATCCGCAAGTCCTATCAATACCATGTGGATCCAAATCCGTTCTTCCTTCAGttctcctggcctcagtttcaCCCACATCATTGATCGAGCACTTCTGTGCCAGGTCCTTTGCCAGTGCTCAGGGGAGACAAAGTGAAGAGATGGACACCCAGACAACTACCACCCATTCtgagagacaggcagagaggactgagaagcagagaggaaggagaagatgaCACTCTAGAGAGATCTCAAGATAACCACCCTCCCACCACAAGTGAAGGGTCAGCTGGTTTATACATGAAGAGACCCCACCTCAGTCCCCTCTCCACCTTGCATCCTACTGCCTGGCACAGGCCTTAGGAGCATAAGATGGTGCAGTCACAGTGAACAGCTCACCAAAGAGGAAGGCA is part of the Odocoileus virginianus isolate 20LAN1187 ecotype Illinois chromosome 5, Ovbor_1.2, whole genome shotgun sequence genome and encodes:
- the FOXE3 gene encoding forkhead box protein E3, with amino-acid sequence MTGRSDMEPPAAFSGFPAPPSVAPSGPPPSPLAGAEPGPEPEEAAAGRGEPEPAPAPGPGRRRRRPLQRGKPPYSYIALIAMALAHAPGRRLTLAAIYRFITERFAFYRDSPRKWQNSIRHNLTLNDCFVKVPREPGNPGKGNYWTLDPAAADMFDNGSFLRRRKRFKRAELPVLPAPPPAAGPPPFPYGPYAPGPGPALLAPPPPAAPGSAPPARLFSVDSLVSLPPELAGLGAPEPPCCAAPDAAFSPCTASPPLYSPPPDRLGLPATRPGPGPLPAEPLLALAGPGTALGSLGPGEAYLRPPGYAPGLERYL